In Deltaproteobacteria bacterium, the sequence CCAACTTGCCCAATATGTCGGTGGCAGTTTCGGGGCTCTGGAAATGATTGGAACACCGACGATGATTGCTGACGAGATGGAAGAGTGGCTGAAAACTGAAGCCTGTGATGGTTTCAATATCATGTTTCCCTATCTGCCAGGTGGACTCGATGACTTCGTTGACCGGGTAGTGCCAGAACTGCAACGTCGTGAGTTGTTTCGTCGCGAATATGAAGGAACGACCTTGCGTGAAAATTTGGCCTTGCCACGTCCAAAGAACCGTTTCTTCTGAGGAAAAAGGAAACGGTTGACAGGTAACGAACTGACACGGTAAGGCAGAGGGATATCGCTTCATGCAAAGGAGGGCACATGGAGCCAGAGGTACACAGCGGAGACCAGAACCAGGCAGCAGAGCCATTATTGGCATTGACCGACAAAGCTGTCGAAATGCTCAAACAGGAAATGGCCCAAGCGGGTAAGACTAATGCTGGTATTCGGATGACCGTCGCTGGTGGCGGCTGTGAAGGGTTTGAGTACAGCTTGAAGATGGAAGCTGAGACTCGTCCTGATGATGTGGTGATCGCGCAAGATGGCATTCGTGCACTGCTCGATCCGGTCAGTGCGCAACGTTTGCAGGGCACGTTGCTCGATTATGTCACTAATAGATATGGAACCGGATTTCATTTCTTTGGCTTAGATGCCGTCCGTACGATTGGCTGTGGCTCGCCGATTCTGTTGCGTCGTTGTATGGCTGGCAATACGCGCACGAGAGGCTGCTTTGAAAGTGCCAAGCGGCCACTACTGAAATTACAAGACGCTGCACCTGAAGTCGTTGGCACGAGCAGTATTTCACATCCCGGTATGCGCCCGTTACAAAAATGTCCAACCTGTTTGTATATTGTCTGTCGCTGTGAGAAGCCGAACTGAGGTTCCTTTGAAGAAAGGAAAAGCAGGTGCCCTCGCGCCAGACCTCCCGACTGACCCGTTCTCTTCCTGGCTTCGTCGTACGAGGCAAGCTCAGAAAACGAAAAAGGGCGCCGTTGTCCCGTGTGGCGAATGCCGCGCATGTTGTACGTCTGCCTATTTTATCCATATCAGCCCTGACGAAACTGAAACGCTTGCCAGGATTCCGAAACAGTTCGTATTCGCTGCGCCTGGTTTACCCAAAGGCCATGTCGTGTTGGGTTATGACAAAAATGGTCATTGCCCAATGTTTATCGATAATCAGTGCTCTATTTATGAACATCGCCCGCACACCTGTCGCA encodes:
- a CDS encoding iron-sulfur cluster assembly accessory protein translates to MEPEVHSGDQNQAAEPLLALTDKAVEMLKQEMAQAGKTNAGIRMTVAGGGCEGFEYSLKMEAETRPDDVVIAQDGIRALLDPVSAQRLQGTLLDYVTNRYGTGFHFFGLDAVRTIGCGSPILLRRCMAGNTRTRGCFESAKRPLLKLQDAAPEVVGTSSISHPGMRPLQKCPTCLYIVCRCEKPN
- a CDS encoding YkgJ family cysteine cluster protein; this encodes MHLKSLARAVFHIPVCARYKNVQPVCILSVAVRSRTEVPLKKGKAGALAPDLPTDPFSSWLRRTRQAQKTKKGAVVPCGECRACCTSAYFIHISPDETETLARIPKQFVFAAPGLPKGHVVLGYDKNGHCPMFIDNQCSIYEHRPHTCRTYDCRVFPAAGLTAGQDKPAITRQAKRWRFTFSSQRDHDYLRAVQAAAKFLREYAESFPPGFVPINPTQQAVVALNVYDVFLRAPNVSEDGDSAVHIQEMIEAIVAAYERDETKRKS